One Nostoc sp. UHCC 0302 DNA window includes the following coding sequences:
- a CDS encoding lysophospholipid acyltransferase family protein, with translation MSNQAKARPGWSLTERDPQFIESLMPILEWFYRYYFRVTTDGWHHIPPIGKALLVGSHNGGMASPDLIMMMYDWFRRFGTKRLVYGLMHPYAWKVSPELARIGEKMGAIMAHPKIASAAFDIGASVLVYPGGQQDMFRPHSQRYQICFAGRKGFIKLALKQEVPIIPLISVGAHDTLIVLGDFYPLVKQLNEWGLPWLYQVDPGVFPIYLGLPWGLSIGPLPNFPLPAQIHTRVCTPIVFERYGKLAASDRNYVNACYELVHRQMQQELDNLVRDVNQIKN, from the coding sequence ATGAGTAATCAAGCGAAGGCTAGGCCAGGTTGGTCATTAACAGAGCGAGATCCCCAGTTCATAGAGTCGTTAATGCCTATATTGGAATGGTTTTACCGTTACTACTTCCGAGTAACCACCGATGGTTGGCATCACATTCCCCCAATAGGTAAGGCATTGCTGGTAGGCTCACATAATGGCGGTATGGCTTCGCCTGACCTCATAATGATGATGTACGATTGGTTCCGCCGATTTGGAACTAAACGTTTAGTATATGGTTTAATGCACCCTTATGCTTGGAAGGTGAGTCCAGAATTAGCTAGAATAGGCGAGAAAATGGGAGCGATTATGGCACATCCCAAAATCGCCAGTGCAGCTTTTGATATCGGTGCAAGTGTTCTAGTTTATCCTGGAGGGCAACAAGATATGTTTCGTCCTCACAGCCAACGCTATCAAATTTGTTTTGCTGGTCGTAAAGGCTTTATCAAGCTGGCTTTAAAACAAGAAGTGCCAATTATTCCTTTAATATCTGTAGGCGCTCATGATACTTTGATTGTTTTAGGTGATTTCTATCCATTGGTAAAACAACTAAATGAATGGGGATTACCGTGGTTATATCAAGTAGATCCAGGGGTATTCCCGATATATTTAGGTTTGCCTTGGGGTTTGTCTATTGGCCCTCTACCAAATTTTCCTCTACCTGCACAAATTCACACTCGTGTTTGTACTCCGATTGTTTTTGAAAGGTATGGTAAACTTGCAGCTAGCGATCGCAATTATGTAAATGCTTGTTATGAATTAGTTCATAGGCAAATGCAGCAAGAACTAGATAATTTAGTCAGGGATGTCAATCAAATTAAAAATTAA